GCGGATTCGGAGCTTGTGGCGGGCTTTCATACGGAGTACTCCGGGATGAAGTTCGCCATGTTCTACCTGGGGGAGTATGCCCATACCCTGGGGGTCGCGGCAATCGGGGCCACCCTCTTTCTGGGGGGATGGGCCGGCCCCGTGCTCCCTCCCATCCTCTGGCTGGTGATAAAGGTGCTTGTTCTCTTCCTTGTCATCATGTGGGTCCGGGCGACACTGCCCCGGCTGAGGGTGGACCAGCTTATGGCCTTCGCCTGGAAGTTCCTCCTCCCCCTCGCCCTGGTGAACATCTTCCTGGTCGCTGTGGAGATGAGCACCAAGTCCCTGAGCACGCTCTGGGTGATGATGGTGGTCAACACTGTGGCTGGGGTGCTGCTGGTCTATCTCTTGTCCCGCCTGTGGCGGCTGGGAGGGGGAAAAGTTGCGGTCTGAGAGAACGGGGCTGGGGATTCTGAAGGGCATGGCCCTTGTCATAAGACATGCCTTCCGCCCCATCATCACCACCCAGTACCCTGAAGAGAGGCTGGTCCCCTCCAAGCGCATCCGGGCCCCTCAACTGGTCTGGGAGGAGGAGCGCTGCACTGTCTGTGCTACCTGCGCCAAGGCCTGTCCCCAGGGGAACATCACTATCGTCAGCGAGTCCCTTCCCGGTAACAAATACGGCATGAAACACCTGGAGATAGACCACGGGCGGTGCATGTTCTGCGGCCTCTGTGTGGAGGCCTGCCCCTTTGACGCCATACATCTGGGGCGGGACTACGAGCAGGCCACCTACCGCCGCAGCCAGCTGGTCCTGACCAGGGACGAGGTGAGATTGTCGGAGAAGAGGAAAGCCAGCGGCTACTTCCGCCCCCGCTTTGAGGCGGAGATGCCTCCCCAGACCCTCCTGGTCTACGGGGAGAAGAAGGGGAAATAGGTGGCCCTGACCATCAGCTTCTTTGTCCTGGGGGCAGCGGTGCTCCTCTCCGCCCTGGCGGTGGTCCTCCTCAGGAATGTCTTCCGGGCGGGCCTGTCCCTGCTATTGTGCTTTTTCGGCGTGGCTGGCATCTACATCACCCTGGGGGCGGACTTCCTGGCAGGGGTCCAGGTGCTGATATATGTGGGGGCCATAGGCATCCTCCTGCTCCTGGCCCTGATGCTCACCCGCGAGGCCGCGCGGGGGAGTCCGGAGGGACGGCTGGTGGTCCCGGCGGCGGTTCTGGGGGGGCTGGTTCTGGTGGTGCTGGGCTTTGCCGTCTGGCGCACCCCCTGGAAGGTGGTGGCCCCTGCCCTGGCAGACCTGCCCTCCCCCCAGCCCACCACCGAGGCCCTGGGTTTGGGGCTCTTCAGCCTGGAGGGGGGCTTTGTCCTGCCCTTTGAGATAGCCTCGGTCCTACTCCTGGCGGCCATCATCGGGGCCATCGTCCTGGTCATGGAGAGGAAATAATGGCGGTGGGCCTGGGGCATTATCTTCTTCTGTCCTCGGCCCTCTTTGCCATCGGCCTCTACGGGGCCCTGGCCAAGAGGAATGCGGTGGTGGTCCTGATGTGCATTGAGCTAATGCTCAACGCCGCGAACATCGCCCTGGTGGCCTTTTCCCGCTTCCTTGTGGGAGCGGCCCTGACCGGGCAAATGTTTGCCATCTTCGTCATGACGGTGGCGGCGGCGGAGGTGGCGGTGGGGCTTGCTTTGATTATCTCCCTCTACCGGGCCCGGGGGACGGTGGACTTGGGAAAGATTGACCTGCTGAAATGGTAGAGATAGGTTTGACCCTCACCCCCTGGCCCCCTCTCCCTTACAAAGGGGGAGGGGGAAGAAGTAGGGGCTGGGGGACACCCCCAGACCGCTGCCAGGTGGGCGGACCTCTCAGGACACCCCGGGGAAGGAGTTGACATACCACTGCTTGCTTGCGGAAATCAGCGAAACGAGATTCTTCGCTACGCTCAGAATGACAGACCTACTTGTCACCCTGAGCGGAGCGAAGGGTCTCTGCTCCCCCCGCATGACGGGAAGTCCTGCAACTAAGCACGGGAACATAGATGAGGGCAGGAGGGGCTAGATGACAGGGGCATCCTCGGGCATGTGGGTGGAGGTGAAGCGGGTGAAGGGGCGCGCTCTGGCCGAGATGTGGAAGGAGCTCTTTGAGGCCGAGGGCATCCCCACCCGCATCCTCTCCGAGGGCCTGGAGGAGGGGGAGACCTCTACATACCGGGTCCTGGTCCCCAGGTTCCGGGAGCACGTGGTGGAAGAGGTCCTGAGGAAGATATAGATGCCCCACCTCTTTATCTGGCTTATCTTCCTCCTGCCCATCTTTGCTTTCCTGGTGAACGCCCTCCTCATCCGCCCCTTCTTCTCCCGGCACCACCGGGCGGCGGGCTATGTAACCATCGCGGCCATCGCCGGCTCCCTCCTCCTGGGCCTGTGGCTCCTGAGGAGCATTATGGGGGCGCCCGACCACAAGATTGACCTGGAGCCCGTGACGTGGCTGATAATGGGCGACCGCGAAATCACCATAGGGCTCCTGCTGGACTCCCTCACGGCGGTGATGGTGGTGGTGGTGGCCCTGGTGAGCTTGATGGTCCAGGTCTATTCCCAGGGCTACATGGCGGTGAAAAAGGATGACCACGATTTCAGCTCCAGGGGCTATATCCGCTATTTTGCCT
This DNA window, taken from Chloroflexota bacterium, encodes the following:
- a CDS encoding 4Fe-4S binding protein produces the protein MALVIRHAFRPIITTQYPEERLVPSKRIRAPQLVWEEERCTVCATCAKACPQGNITIVSESLPGNKYGMKHLEIDHGRCMFCGLCVEACPFDAIHLGRDYEQATYRRSQLVLTRDEVRLSEKRKASGYFRPRFEAEMPPQTLLVYGEKKGK
- a CDS encoding NADH-quinone oxidoreductase subunit J, with the translated sequence MTISFFVLGAAVLLSALAVVLLRNVFRAGLSLLLCFFGVAGIYITLGADFLAGVQVLIYVGAIGILLLLALMLTREAARGSPEGRLVVPAAVLGGLVLVVLGFAVWRTPWKVVAPALADLPSPQPTTEALGLGLFSLEGGFVLPFEIASVLLLAAIIGAIVLVMERK
- the nuoK gene encoding NADH-quinone oxidoreductase subunit NuoK — its product is MGLGHYLLLSSALFAIGLYGALAKRNAVVVLMCIELMLNAANIALVAFSRFLVGAALTGQMFAIFVMTVAAAEVAVGLALIISLYRARGTVDLGKIDLLKW